One genomic window of Cricetulus griseus strain 17A/GY chromosome 3, alternate assembly CriGri-PICRH-1.0, whole genome shotgun sequence includes the following:
- the Tomm20 gene encoding mitochondrial import receptor subunit TOM20 homolog: protein MVGRNSAIAAGVCGALFIGYCIYFDRKRRSDPNFKNRLRERRKKQKLAKERAGLSKLPDLKDAEAVQKFFLEEIQLGEELLAQGEYEKGVDHLTNAIAVCGQPQQLLQVLQQTLPPPVFQMLLTKLPTISQRIVSAQSLAEDDVE from the exons ATGGTGGGCCGGAACAGTGCCATCGCCGCGGGCGTGTGCGGTGCCCTCTTCATCGGGTACTGCATCTACTTTGACCGCAAAAGGCGGAGTGACCCCAACTTCAAGAACAGGCTTCGAGAAC gaagaaagaaacagaagcttGCTAAGGAAAGAGCTGGGCTTTCCAAG TTACCTGATTTAAAAGATGCTGAAGCTGTTCAAAAGTTCTTCCTTGAAGAGATACAGCTTGGGGAAGAGTTATTAGCACAAG GTGAATATGAGAAGGGTGTAGACCACCTGACAAATGCAATTGCTGTGTGTGGACAGCCTCAGCAGCTGCTGCAAGTGTTGCAGCAGACTCTTCCACCACCAGTGTTCCAGATGCTTCTGACCAAGCTTCCAACCATTAGTCAG agaaTTGTAAGTGCTCAGAGCTTGGCTGAAGATGATGTGGAATGA